A section of the Camelus dromedarius isolate mCamDro1 chromosome 14, mCamDro1.pat, whole genome shotgun sequence genome encodes:
- the RAB42 gene encoding ras-related protein Rab-42 has protein sequence METGASCRYQFRIAVLGDAAVGKTSLLRRYVAGAPGIPEPEPELESAPTVGVEFYSRALQLQAGPRVKLQLWDTAGQERFRCITRSFYRNVVGVLLVFDMTNRKSFEHIQDWHQEVMATQGPDKAIFLLVGHKSDLQSSRCVSAQEAEELAASLGMAFMETSAKNNCNVDLAFNTLAEAIQQALQQGDIKLEEDWGGVRLIHNIQISRAPSRKQHPGPCQC, from the exons ATGGAGACTGGGGCCAGCTGCCGCTACCAGTTTCGGATCGCGGTGCTGGGGGACGCGGCCGTGGGCAAGACGTCGCTGCTGCGTCGCTATGTGGCGGGTGCTCCCGGGATCCCAGAGCCGGAGCCGGAGCTCGAGTCGGCGCCCACGGTGGGCGTCGAGTTCTATAGCCGCGCTCTGCAGCTGCAGGCCGGGCCGCGCGTCAAGCTGCAGCTCTGGGACACGGCGGGCCAAGAGCGCTTCAG GTGCATCACCAGATCCTTTTACCGGAATGTGGTGGGTGTCCTGCTGGTCTTTGATATGACAAACAGGAAGTCCTTTGAACACATCCAAGACTGGCACCAGGAGGTCATGGCCACTCAGGGCCCTGACAAGGCGATCTTCCTGCTGGTTGGCCACAAGAGTGACCTGCAGAGCTCCCGCTGTGTCTcagcccaggaggcagaggaactgGCTGCCTCCTTGGGCATGGCCTTCATGGAGACCTCCGCCAAAAATAACTGCAATGTGGACCTGGCCTTCAACACCCTTGCTGAAGCCATCCAGCAGGCCCTGCAGCAGGGGGACATCAAGCTGGAGGAGGACTGGGGGGGTGTCCGGCTCATTCACAACATCCAAATCTCTAGGGCCCCCAGCAGGAAGCAACACCCAGGTCCATGCCAGTGTTGA